The Musa acuminata AAA Group cultivar baxijiao chromosome BXJ3-6, Cavendish_Baxijiao_AAA, whole genome shotgun sequence region AGCTAAGATGAAAACATCCTGTAAGCAAAAATAATTCAACAAGCTAGATCAGTCTGAATCTTTCTTAAAGGTGCTAAAACTCATCACTTCTATTTTTCTCTTATAAGTACCATATACATGAACAAATTAACTTCAAATCTCATGCTATATCCATGGAAGGAAAGACAActaaagtttttcttttcttttcttctttttcttgttcatgAGACTTAATTAAGTTTTAGGTTTAAATGCTTAATGCTGGACAAATTGGAATTTTCCTTGCCTACTCCCTGTTTCTTTAAAACCATAAGAATTATATAAAGTACTGATAAATCCTATAAAGCTAAAAAAAAGCCCTTGCTTACTCATTTCCAGTATTCATGCGGATGGGATGGGAACTGCCTGGAGCAGGAATTCCATTGACTACATGATAGTCGGACAATCCACAAGCCATAGGATCAACATGAAGCTGACCTGTAGTTAGAATCTGAGGCTGAAGAACTGGGTACCCCATAGGTAAATTGTTAACTGCACTGAGGAGAGGTTGACATTGAATAAGATTGATAAGAGTGAGAAGAGACTCTGtgcttatttttattttggattaTTGCATAAAGAAAAGATGGTTTCTCAAGAACAAGCATATCTGTATAATTTTGTCAACAAAAACATGAAGCTATGAAATTACAGAACTGTCCCATAAATAGGTAGTTTGTTATAGTAAGAGCACATATTCATCATAAACGAGTCAGATTGTTAAGTGGCCTTTACCAGACAATTGATTTCTTAACAAAAATTTGGACATGGAATTTTACAAATAGAAACATAAATTTTCATTGAGCTGATATGGAAGTAATTACATTTTCACTGATAGAACAAGATTCAGCTTTAAACAAAGTAGTTGTCAAATATGTATATATCACTATTCACTAATTTATATACAAGATTATAGTGTGGTTTCACTAGTAGTTGTACTTTCTTACTTCAATTGAAGATGGTCCTGCCCTAAAATTTTTAGCTTCTGATTTTATTCTACAGCTCCAGTTTGTCAATTATCCCTAGTCCGTTTATTTCACCAATTTATGATTGTCAGGAGTTATGGTTAGCATCTATAACATTTTGAACAGCTAGTAGCATTGAAAGTTCCAAGTTTTTTTATGCCCGATACTGTCAGCAAGATGAATAATAAGCCACTAAATTCATAGCTTCAAAaacctaatttatttattttttaattgctAATAACTTTTCAGGGTCTGTAGTGAAAGAAATCACCATGCACTGGATGAATTCCATTTTGCATCGGGACCAGTGGAACTTTAAAAGGGATAGGATACTTCATCAGATGGTATTGGTGCTCCAACAACtgattaaacaaaataatttgtTTCTTCAGCTTTAGCCTTATGTAGTAAGCTCTAAAGAATTCAGGGTTCTCTTCTTCTAGTTTCTGCCACACTGCAAAAATTAAAATAGTACGTCAGACCAAATATATTTCCGATGAAAGCTAGGATGCATACTGATATAATTAGCGTTAATTGACAGAAGCGTACATTGAGATGCAAGGGTTCACTAGAAATAATTGAGCAAGAGATATGTACATCTACAAAAATTAGGaacagcctttattgtggataaaaTGAGGAATAAGTTGGTATGAACATTTCCAAAGGTGTATTACAGAAGCACTTATTGGACACAATTTATGAATAATAGTGCAATGAAAGGTATAAGAAGGTCTAAGAAAACTTTATTAGGAACAAAAATAGAGATATGATAGTATTGCTATCAACAGGGCTTTGtgacaggaaaaaaaaaagattcactaATTTCAACCTTTATATTTGAGGCTTGATGTTTTACAATTATGACTATCACATTTAATTGCAAACATAAGCTTGCAGAACAAGTCTGACCATTTTCAAATTCAACTAAAGTTATACAACCCATTGAATATATCATCAAGAACAAAATTGAAGGAAAAAAACTTTCAATGAATGTTTTTTTTTGTAATCACTCTAAACACAAATGTATTTGTTCAGATTTTGTCACTAGATAAAGAAACGTACAGAAAGGACAAACAACATAGCAAGGTTCACCATACTACAGTGTACCACTCGATATAGGCAGTATATACCGGTCCAACAGGAGACCTGTACAAGTGGCACATTGGCACGCCTCCCATATACCGTATGTCGATATGCTTGATATAACTCGATACAGCTCGGTACGTACCATACCAATAGCTAGTCAGTACATCGGTATGGACCAATAAGGCAAACCATGCAACATAGTATTGGAACATGATAATGCATACGATAAGTAGCAAATTTCCaaaatcaaaactcaccaagtgcAGTAAAACCAGGTTCTATCCTAGCTCGGTTAGACAAGGTCCTAACCACCTCCCCTTTGTTCATATACAGTTGCAGACAGCGTTCTATCAGATTTTGGACCTGCAAGTGAATGAATAGTTATAAGGAATGAGTAGGTAAAATAACATATTGAAAAAGACTTTGGCTTACTGTTTCaactatctgtatatatatatatatatatattggcgaAAGTAATAGCCAGATGTCTTACAAGTTCAATGTCAGCATGAGAAACCTTTTTGCTTTTACTATCTGCAAAGGTTGATGAACTTGGATCTTGTCCTGAGGCCTCGGTAACTAAAGTATTTTGATGGTTATTTCGTATGTCATGTGAATCCTGTGACGATGGTTGCATTTCTGCTACCATCTGCGGGTCCTGCAGAATTTTAACTCCTTTTACATAGGTAAAAATTGTTTAGTGACtagagaaagaacaagtgatatgtttgtCTATACTTCGATAATTCAGCCCAGATGCACAACAAAGAGATATTTCTCATGGTTTACATGAATTTTAACAACTGTAATTAGGAACAGTTTAACAAAAAAGTATACATGTTTAATCACAGTAGCCACTTCTCAGTTGGTGGAGCAGCTAGATATAAAGGCGAGAAACATGACCACACGGTATACAAGGATAATAATAGactcaaccattgagaagcatggCTACAGAGTGTATATGGATAAATAAGAAAGTTACACATGATAAATAATCAAGGTTGTGTCATGCTGCGTGTATCACAAGTGACAAGATTCTCACCTGTGAGGTTGCCATCTCAGTTCATTGCATTCGTTCTACTCAGTCCATCTGATTCACTGGTACAGACATGATAAATATGTATGCCACTCTAGTAAATTCTCCATAACTTGACATGTTCCAAATAGGTAATGCATTTCTCCTGAAAGTGCATTATGTCAGTACAGCTATGGTATTTTCACAAGCCAAAAGGCAAACAGTATGTTTGGACCAAAATAAATCATACACATCATGTAAGCACACAAATTGTTTAGATGTCGAAATCATTGCAGTGGAATGGGACAGCAGATAACCATCTTTAGTTAGAGAATAATAACAAGGGGACTAACGAAGGCCATAACCATAAAGCAAGACCAAATCACCAGAATAGCAATACACGGTGCCGAGAATTGGTATCTCAATTAAATTAATTTCACCCCTTACCAGAACATATTCCCACTTCTTGAGTAAATCCAGtgctaaaattaatttttttatcaaatttgacAGTGTTTTCAAGTGACCAACTGAGGTCTTCTCACGAGCAGTCTTTCTCTTGAAAGCTACAAATGTATGAGCTTGGTGACACTTAGATGAAAGATTACAATTTCCTTGATAAGGAATCATACTAAACAGGTTGTAATTGATGACCAGTGACCCAAGAATGAGCTTGATGAAAATGATTACCGTACTATCGATGGGCGCAGTAGTGAAAATTTACCAGGCATTAGAGAAAGCAACTTCTCAACATCAAACCCAAGCTTGAAACGAGGAGGTTCCAATCAAAATTTCAAGCAAAATATACTGGATTTTTTTTTAGGATGGAAGACTGAAAGGGAAGTAAATCTCAGGCATGAGTAAAAGCTTATACTCCACAAGAAACAATGACCTGCTTATTCCACCTCACCGATGAAATCTTGCCAGACCAAAACCATTAAAGCTGAGCAGCAAAGAATAAAAAGAGGGGGGGAAGGAAACTCCAGGGTGAAAAATCTAAGCTTTGGAAGGGGGAAcacttcatgaatatctcatctaCCGAAAACAACATTATTATTGATCAATTAAACGCAGAACAAAATATGATCAGACCACGGGCCAGCATAAGAACGGTACTGCAATTCGTTTCTTCACCCAAAAAGCACGGCATAAAGACCCAAGATTTGCAAGAACTCCACCAAATTCAAACGCAGATTTCAAATGATTCCCACGAATCCAAGCTTACCATGGTTCGAGGACAGACGACCGATAGAAGAGACCGaaggagaagcagcagcagcagaaaggGAGAGAAGAAGAGGATAGAAGAGACCGAAAGAGAagaagcagcggcagcagaaagggAGAGGTGAAAAGGAATCTACACCAAAACCGTCGACGCCGCTCTTTCTTCCCGTAAATATATAGCCATCGTCTAATGATTTTTACATATTAACCCTTACTAATATTAGTTTTCCACAACGTATCCCAAACGTCGATAACAAGCCGTTGTTTCAAACCCATATAAAGGGGGTCGAACAAAATTATAGTCTCAACAAGGGCGTAAGTGAAAGATGGCCAAGACGACGACCGATCAGAGGTCACGGGGATTTGGTGAGATGGGGGCATTGATGATAACGGCGGTCTCAGCGTGAGAAGTCGCCGCTTTTGTTCATGCGATCGGAAGTCCATTTATTGGATTTGGGGCTCCTACTACTTCGTCTTCCTTCTTATCGTTAATTAGTCAAACCTTACGTTGGCCTGAGAAGGACTAATTAATGCTCCCTCTATCCAGCAAGGATGGGGGAGGAGGAACGCAATCCGTCTCTCACAATCCTGATCACTATTCTTATCCGATTGAATGATCGATCCTTACAAGTTTAAGTTCCAAATTCTAGTTTTGTTTCTGTTTATATTGATCAGATATAGACCTTCTTTCTCGTTGAGAAGACAACCTTTGTTGGTCGTCAGAATCCAAACACGGATTTGTTGTGTGTCAGCTGTCACGTCCAACGGTGGGAGGAAAACTTCACCTCCCACATGAAAGTTACTTCTCCAAATTGACGTGGACTAAGCATGTCGTCTCTCGTGGTCGACACAAGATCCGCGGTAGATCCTGGTTCTCCCAAAAATATCTTTCCAGGATTCGATGTCTCCTTGTGAGCGCAGCGTGATTGATATGAAGCTTTGACGTTAAGTTCTGTTCCAAGACAAACTTAGGTGTGAGAACGACGTtgaccaaaagaagaagaagctcaCAGAAGAAAAGATCCCATTCGAGACAGGCCAAAAGAATTAGGCCAGCAATCTGCATCGAGACTAATCGATTTCACCACCTTAAAGTCCGGTGGATTTAGTCCAAATCCAGGCACAGAATCGGAGATGCTAACATAATCGACTGACTTCGTGTATGCTCCGTAGGATATCTCTGCTTGATCGGAAACTGGGGACTTTAGAACGAAGAAAGGCTTGTGGTGGTGCAAAGAGCGGTCTCATAGATGGAATCCGTGCCCACGTTGTACAATACACATTACACTGCAGCATCGACAAGCCCATCAATCACCACCTCGAAAGGTCTCCAtcagttgttgttgttgttgttgctgtgcaGAGGCAATGATGGAGCTCTCCACATGATGCACAGGGAGAGGTCTCGCAGCGAACACCACAAGAGATAGGGGCTACAGTCCGTCCAGGATGAAGTGTGCAGTCGCAGGGAACTTTCCAAGGGGTGAGCTTTTAACACTTGCATGAACTGTGAGAGGAGACAGATGTGAATGCAGCGTAGCAGTCTGAAGTTGATGTTTGTGGAATGAACTCAGAGGTGTCAACTCTTTTGGCAATGGAAAGGGGAGCAGTGGGGTGAGGTGGCCAAGCAATTGTTGGAGACAGGAGAGGGTTGAGAGGGGGACAGAGCATGTCCACAAACACATGGCCTTCACAGTGTGGTTGGTTTCATGGAGAACAGCCATGGCCACAAggttgtatgtatgtatgtatgtatgtatccatGGTAGGTGAATTGATATGTTCAAGTGGTACATTGCCATTCCTATGATTAAATTGCGAGAAGAGTAAGCTTTGAGTAGTAATAAACAATGTATCAAATCTTTTTCAATAGCCAAAGTTGAGGATCCATATAATAATATTACTATggcttgttattgttattatcattattattgatattattgtttttacttcttttttaatttttatgacaAACAccgataaaattataataatgattAGTTCAAAAGACCCATATACAAAGATAAAGACTCACACAGCTTAGCTTGACTcattaagaaatttattttttatagtcaAAATCTAAACTTGAATCTAATCTTAATTTGATCTTAAAtatgaatttattatatttattttagttCTTTAGATATAGATGCTAAATTTGTATCTGACAAATTATTTATATGATGCAAAAAGTAAAAAGTGAAGACAAGATTTGATTCGAAGAACTTATTATCAAGTAAACTGAACTAATTGATTGATATCCAACAAAGTATATATAATGATAGAACATGATAGAATATGATGGTAGAGATACACAtgtaatatctttatttttttatattcaaaaAGATCAATCACAAATTTGAAGAGCTAATTTGATTACGTTATTTTAGTGATTGATTAAGAAAAATTTTCTCCCTCAAAATCTGTATAAATACTCATCTCCTCAATGAATAAGGTTAATTTCATAACCTATTTCTTGAttctacatatatgtatattagaTACTAAACTAAACTCCTATTCAGCTTGAATTAGGAAGCCTAATATCCACAAGAAGAATTTACAGAGCTAAAAGAATATAAGCTATAATCAATTAAACCCATATAGCTGgaattatttctctctctctctctctctctctctctctctctctctctctctctctctctctctctctctctctctctctgtaatatatatatatatatatatatatattgaaggcctttttttttttgcatgctcATCTCAATCCAGCTTAAATTATGTCTCTCTATGATAGATAATGTCATCATTTAATATGTGCATGTGATTCCTGCACATATTCTAGATCTCCTCACACATCATGCAGTCGGCCTTGCAGTCTTACCAACCATTTCCAGCACTTTAAGAGCTTTGAACTGGTCATGGAAACTGCATCTCCCTTACTGTCTGCAGTACAAGGTTTGAAGTCAACTTTGATCCCTgttgcttcttcttcctcctcacctCATGTTCAATGAAGAGAGTTATTGACTGCAACCTCCTTTTGTAGTGTTGAAGGTTGAAACTTGGAACAAAGACTTCATGGCACCAAACTCCCACTTCATTATACTTAGGTATACCACTGTGTAAAAGGAATCAGACAGTCTCTGCTTAGTGAATGTTCAGTATCAGATATGATAAGAAACATGAGTTGTGTATCTGTGTACTTCTAGTGACTGCCTCTGCAGTAGAATTTGATGGACAACTGTTCTATGTTTTGAAAATTGCTCAAGTTGGATTATTGTGCTATAGTTGCTTAAATTGGTCTGTCAGAAACATTAAAATGAATCACCATCAaaaagtcaaatcaatatttaagtTGTTGACTGGTCATGCAAGATATGTGGTGCAGATGCTTATCTGTTTTCTTTAAAGAAGTACTATACAGTGTCTGTGGAAGAGAGAAGCTTATGATTCAGTGAAGACTACTAGAGGAGCTTAAGATATAATTTTCTCTGCACATGACAGAGAAGGAGCTTATTTGAATGACCATGATATTGGAGTCAAACCATGATTTAGGTCCAAAAATTCATCACAATTCTGAAGAACTGTGTTGAATGCTACCTGCTTCTTTGATGCAGATTCCAAGCCTACATAGCCTACTGATATGTGTTGCATAAATTCCTACCAAGAATTTTGGGAAAAGGTCTACAGCTGATCATGGAAAATGTGATGAACATGGCAGAAGCAGCTTTTGTTGAAAGCAGAAGGGTACAAGTGTTGATATTCTTCCAACCCAATAATTCCTAGTGGAAACTATCACAGAGACAAAATTTCTCCTAAAATGACTCCATGCATTTGGAGGTTTGTGAAGGAAATCCTCAATTCTGTGGAGTTTCCTGAGAACAATCATCACTGGTCCAATGTTTCCAGTGTTTCTCAAAGGAAAAAATAGTGGCTTTCTTCTGCTGTATCCATATAGACAACAAAATTATGATTCCATCATTTTCTATTAATCCACCTTACAGTTGAAAAAGATGTTTTATGGGATCATGAGAATATGATTGATGGATGCACAtgagaatataatttttatttttattttaaaaaataaaaataataatattgggaTCGGTCAGTATAGTCGATTCGAATTACTTGAGAGTTtggaatcataaattgaagtagaaAATTTTATGATCTAAGATTCATTTCTTTTATAAATACCTTATACATGTTCAGATTTTAATCGAGATAAttctattttattaaataaaaatacaaaaattaatagAAAATCTGAGGATTATGAAATAATTCTTTGATTTATTTCATAATTATTAatctctaagattttttttttgaatatctaTATAATGGCTCAAATGATTATATCAAATAACAACAAATTATGGACGCAAAAGACAATTTGTGTGGGTTGATTTTTCCTGTGATtgcaggaatatatatatatatatatatatatatatatatatatatatatatatgtttttatgaATATATAATACGAAAAGCTGAGTTGTGTTTCGCGTGTGAAGCGAAGGGTTTGCTCCTTTCGTCACCGCAACGTAAGCTAAAATGCTGCACTTGACGTCACTTTGCTACCActtcacactctctctctctctctcttccaactCTATCCCGAACGCGGTAACGAAGATAGATTGAAGATTCTTAgccatttcttcccttcttccccgtttgactcgactctctctctctaagatgTGAGCGTTGAATCGGTCAGCACAAAGCCTTCTCTCATAATCCCTATTCTCCTTTGACCAACGACCGGTCTCTGGTTGACCAGCAAATGAAAGGAAcgaagaagaacaaaagaaaaaagcaCTTCCTGGTCTTAGTCAAAGTTCCATCTCCCGTCATCGGCACAAACCCTACCCTTCTCGTTATAATCCTTCCCCCCTCGTCAGGTTTAGATCCCACTCACATCCTTTCTTTATCTGCGtcatccttcttctccttccttggAATGGAGCGAGACGGAGAGCGGCACTACCGGTGAATCCATGTGGCTGTTGCTCTCGTGGAAGCATCAGACACAGCATTGGCTTCTTGTTCTATAGCTGAGCTGGTTTAGGACGTGGGCGATGGACCTCAGCTCGCTCGTCGAGGTGCTAATGCACGGGGAGGAGCAATTGAGGCAGCTCGAAGCGTGCCTCGATGTGCATTCGCCTGTGGAGCACAAGAAGCAGCTCGTGCTGCAGGCGCAGTCTCACTTCAAGCGGGCTATTTCCATGGCCAAATCCATCGACCACGAGCGGTTCCGGCAGGGGCCCGGCGCCAGCGCCGCAGCGTTGGACTCGCCGCGTTCCAACAGCGGCGGGAGCGACAACTCCGACAAGGCCCTGAAGGAACAGGAGCGCAGGGAGATGTGCAAGAAGAGGTAGGTGGAGAGATCGATTCGGGGCGGGGAGCTTCTTCTACTTCAAAGCAGAGGAGGTTTCTTACTGGATCATGGATGTGCAGGAAGACTCTGCCGAAATGGACCAGCCAGATTCGAATCTCGTCGAGCGAAGGGGTGGATGGGCTCGACGA contains the following coding sequences:
- the LOC103987055 gene encoding uncharacterized protein LOC103987055 isoform X2 — protein: MVAEMQPSSQDSHDIRNNHQNTLVTEASGQDPSSSTFADSKSKKVSHADIELVQNLIERCLQLYMNKGEVVRTLSNRARIEPGFTALVWQKLEEENPEFFRAYYIRLKLKKQIILFNQLLEHQYHLMKYPIPFKVPLVPMQNGIHPVHVNNLPMGYPVLQPQILTTGQLHVDPMACGLSDYHVVNGIPAPGSSHPIRMNTGNDDTSEAAPLAPQCSTMSPMSEMAVTSASVESNQFSFTPSEITMGMDASAIDTTFTPDVFNTGGLQLGADGVTSSKDSIRSLGQLWNFSLSDLTADMTILGDFGALGGYSGSPFLPSDSDILLDSPDQDDLVEYFADSITGKCSQSNEDK
- the LOC103987055 gene encoding uncharacterized protein LOC103987055 isoform X1; the encoded protein is MATSQDPQMVAEMQPSSQDSHDIRNNHQNTLVTEASGQDPSSSTFADSKSKKVSHADIELVQNLIERCLQLYMNKGEVVRTLSNRARIEPGFTALVWQKLEEENPEFFRAYYIRLKLKKQIILFNQLLEHQYHLMKYPIPFKVPLVPMQNGIHPVHVNNLPMGYPVLQPQILTTGQLHVDPMACGLSDYHVVNGIPAPGSSHPIRMNTGNDDTSEAAPLAPQCSTMSPMSEMAVTSASVESNQFSFTPSEITMGMDASAIDTTFTPDVFNTGGLQLGADGVTSSKDSIRSLGQLWNFSLSDLTADMTILGDFGALGGYSGSPFLPSDSDILLDSPDQDDLVEYFADSITGKCSQSNEDK